CAATTAAATGAGGTTCATGTTGCTCATCTAGCTTGCAGTGGACAGAATTCACCACTATACACCTTACCAAATTAGCCCATTACTACAAGATTGCTGGGGAACTCTGTTGGAGTAGTAAATAAATAGCTGGTCATATAGAGGCCAGTTAACAAGAATTTTtgacaagaaaagcttttatacCCAGGTTGTGCTCGCTCCTCCCAGTTTCACTTTGAAATTCATTGACATTTAATAAAGAAAAGTAGCGCAAACTAGCAATACTTACGAAATTGCAACGTTGCTTCCATCTATAATGATGTGTTTTAAATATGCTCTCCCAGGTTCATTTTTCAACTCCAGATTATACGGCTTTTTCAGAGAATCCATAAACCTTTGAACCCCAGTAACTGAGGCATCTGTATGATGACTGCATGGTCCCACTATCTTCCTCTCTCGATTTGAAGCATGCACTTGGGATGGAAACACAGAAGTTGGAAGAGGACATTCAGTGGGTTTTGGGATATCAAAAGAGGGTTGGTGCAGGAGTCTAAACTGGGAAGGATTGCCATGTCCTGGTCTCTCCACATGAACAGGTTGATTATTCTGCGTATTCGAGGGCCCTGCAGATTTTTGCTGAACTACAGTTTCAGTCTGAACTGATGCACGCCCTCGGTCTGAGCTCCCTCTTGCTACAAAGTCAACATCTTTTAGTGCTCCATATTTCTTTAATTCTTGTGCAGTGTTAAAAGACGGTATGAGACCATCAATTTCTATATCATTTGTCCTGGAACTGGGACTCTGATCAGAAGAATTCAGATGTACTTGTTTACAATGCTCTGTTGAATTTTCAGTGGAAGGAAGAgcagttttatttttatagtCTGTCACATGCATTTTGTCTTCTGCCCGGAGCTGTGCACGTGGTGAATTCGCTCTTTTTTGTTTTAGGTTTTTTGTCTCCTTTAAAGTATGACTGGGTTTAAGCTGATTTTTACTGATAGAACCTCTGTCTTTCAGAGTCTGTGAAAGATCTGCATTGCCATCTGAATGCACACTTACGGCTCTAGATATCTGCGGTGACCgttctttttccttctgaaaTGTTGTACTTTCCTTTTCTATTGCTTCCAGCAGCATTAATGGTTCCATTGATTGTCCCAGTTCACTAATAACTTTCTCTACAATTTTTTGGGAATATCCCATGGTCCTGAAAAAGTTTACAAGAATCTTGTATTCCATTTCCTCACTAATGTCATCATAGTCTGTAACACAGAAGTGTGGATCATCCGACTCACTGCAGGTATCAGAAATCAGATCAATAACTGCATCCCTATCTGGATCTTTATTGCATGGGGTAGGCCTGCTCTCCTGATCACTTTCTAATGAAAACTGTTTCTTAGGAAGCCTTTCCTCAGCATCAGAACACCTCCTTTTACATGACTGTCTCTCTTTGGAAACAGATGCCTCAAGTGGAGTCATACCATTAACAGGAACAAAACACCTTCCTGGTGCATTGGAAAACACCGTATCCATTTGTTTTGTAAGCTCTGTTACAGGGGTTCCAGCTTTTTTTCTTGCTTCCTCTCCAATTGTTCTTCCATCTCCACTCATTGCAGttagttttggggttttgttcTGTGAGAACTCTGGTGTACTTTCAGAATCTGTAGTAAGATCTATAATATTGCCATCTACTTCACAGCAATCAATTTGTGTAAGATTCAGAAGTTCTCTTTTAAGCGAGCTAGGCAAGATCAACAAGTCCATTGTATATTTATCTGCATGTGCTTCCACAAATTGTTTAAATTGCTTTTTTATGTTTGATTCCTTTTCACTTAATAAGCCTTCATTGTTTTCAAAGAGCATCACAAACTGCTGAATATGACTTCTAGCCATCACAACAGCCTCTGCACCACCCTTAATACTAAGTAATCCTATTTCCTGCACTGTTATATCAGCACAGGTATCCTGAATAAGACAGTTAAGAAACAGGCTCTGTGCTCCAACAAAAATGCAGTGCATGTCCTTTGGATAACATTCCTTTTCTTCTAGTTCAGGTTCACAGAGTCCCTTAATATACTCCTATAAAGGGGgacaggaggaggaaaagagaaagcATAATGAACAACTTTTTACAAATTAAATGTGTCTatacaatttcaatattttttgtttAGGCCAATGATAAGCAACTATAATAGACAGTAAAGCCAGTTTATTATGATGTATGAAGTTATCAACTTGAGGAAGATATCCAAGATAAGCGTAAACATTGCATTTCAAATGTCTGTTATGGGTTTCCCAGGAGACTACAGTCTAaggcagaggttcccaaactgtggcgTGTGCCCCAAAGTGGAACGTTTCCGGGGGGCAGGGGACACACGAGGGGGCCAGGCCAGCCCCTacggggctgggtgcagggggctgggaaggagcacCATCAAGCCCCCAGTTgtggccccagctcccagccctatcCCCAGCCTTGGCTCCATTCCTGGCCCAGGGTCGAGGCTGGtggtgggagcagagctgcacttgGCTGCAGGCCCAGCTGCAGGCCCCTATCGCAGCCTGGCTACAACTCTgctcccactcccagccttggcccctgACCGGCTCCATCCTCAGACCCACTCCTGGACCCAGACGCACCCCCAGCTGTGATCTTGGCCCCCTTACCctgtctgccccccaccccaccccgagctgtagccccactcccagccccagtggcagaggggcatggacaggggtaaggagGTGCACAACCCTTAAAAGTTCAGGGATCACTGGTCTAAGGTTTGTCAAAGTGATAAGCTTTGCATAGAAGCATTTACATGCATAGAAAGTGCGGCAATCAAAGTTTCTAGATCTGCCTCAAAACTCTGAAATCTATGCCAAGTTAAAGAAGTTATTCCCAATATTCATACAATATGTATTTAGGTCTTATTTTCTTTTGGGATACAGATTCTTGAATGTATATAcagtcttattttttttttaatcagattgtTAGAATAGAAACGGTTTTGATTTATTATGCTTGGCTGTGCTATCAGCTAACTCATTTGAAACAAACATTGGATTTCTTATGTTTTTTATAGCTGAAATTGACATGGTGGTTTATTGATTCTcttaaaaaaaagacaatatAAGGATGCATTTTACCAATATTAGTCAGAGAAGGGATGTGCTCTTCTGAAGTTGATTCAAACAATGTCATAAGGTAATTCTGGCTCATAAATAACATGCTGGAACAAAAAAACAGTTTGCACAAGACTATTTTCAAGGGTTATTCTTATGGCAATTTCCCTATAGTTATGAATAATAAATCAAGTTCATCTGCGACATGCAGTCCTGCAATGTGGTCTGATATAACTAATATGTCCCAGTGTCAGCTACAAAGATATTCTGCAGAAAATTGATACTGAAATGATGTGTTTTTATTGGAGTGATGAGGTTTAAGCCACAAATTTATCTTTGTTTAAAAGATTATAGTATTCCAACaccaaaaatgaagaaaattaacaaatgatttaaaaatattgcaaTAGGTATAATTAGTAATATCAAGAATTTTTTACAGTTATATTTTATGCTAGTACTGTTTAATTATTCACTCAAGATCAGTATTTAAACAATCGGAATGCATACATCAagctaaaaaaacatttttaacataAAGCTAGTTTCAGTACCAATCCTAATATAGCTAGTTATTTCCTTTAAGAAACcaaccacacacaccccatcatGGTATCCAGATGCCAACAATTATAGATTCTTCCATTACCTGAATAAAATAttcattatattattttaaaCTGCAACTCCATTAGTCAGTCACGTATTTAGAACTGGTAGTTATACTTAAagaaagccacacacacacactttctattATTCAGTTTTAAAGAATAAGATTCTAAAACAGgtctgcacaacatgcggcccccagaggctcactgtgcggcccgcagcCGGgaattaaagggctctgggctgcc
Above is a genomic segment from Gopherus flavomarginatus isolate rGopFla2 chromosome 14, rGopFla2.mat.asm, whole genome shotgun sequence containing:
- the N4BP1 gene encoding NEDD4-binding protein 1 isoform X1, which translates into the protein MAAPGAVSGPVPVLDEFTAPAEKSRFLEKSRGRIQSLFGVRLAVLGAPGGCGPSGQPPGSGPATDRIWLRLSGDKETVRSAKEYIKGLCEPELEEKECYPKDMHCIFVGAQSLFLNCLIQDTCADITVQEIGLLSIKGGAEAVVMARSHIQQFVMLFENNEGLLSEKESNIKKQFKQFVEAHADKYTMDLLILPSSLKRELLNLTQIDCCEVDGNIIDLTTDSESTPEFSQNKTPKLTAMSGDGRTIGEEARKKAGTPVTELTKQMDTVFSNAPGRCFVPVNGMTPLEASVSKERQSCKRRCSDAEERLPKKQFSLESDQESRPTPCNKDPDRDAVIDLISDTCSESDDPHFCVTDYDDISEEMEYKILVNFFRTMGYSQKIVEKVISELGQSMEPLMLLEAIEKESTTFQKEKERSPQISRAVSVHSDGNADLSQTLKDRGSISKNQLKPSHTLKETKNLKQKRANSPRAQLRAEDKMHVTDYKNKTALPSTENSTEHCKQVHLNSSDQSPSSRTNDIEIDGLIPSFNTAQELKKYGALKDVDFVARGSSDRGRASVQTETVVQQKSAGPSNTQNNQPVHVERPGHGNPSQFRLLHQPSFDIPKPTECPLPTSVFPSQVHASNRERKIVGPCSHHTDASVTGVQRFMDSLKKPYNLELKNEPGRAYLKHIIIDGSNVAISHGLQKFFSCRGIAIAVDYFWKRGHRNITVFVPQWRTKRHPNIKEQHFLTQLQDVGILSLTPARMVLGATIAAHDDRFLLHLADKTGGIIVTNDNFREFVTESYSWREIIEKRLLQYTFVGDIFMVPDDPLGRNGPRLEDFLRSECCFRDFPPAQITLPTGRLHSSETSHFMPIPNSCSNNRQPMNQVHGGPPSARFPFEPNLPNIQTGLTIPPQRSTAETVQLRDALIKIFPDSEQRQKIDRILAEHPFMRDLNALSAMVLD
- the N4BP1 gene encoding NEDD4-binding protein 1 isoform X2, yielding MAAPGAVSGPVPVLDEFTAPAEKSRFLEKSRGRIQSLFGVRLAVLGAPGGCGPSGQPPGSGPATDRIWLRLSGDKETVRSAKEYIKGLCEPELEEKECYPKDMHCIFVGAQSLFLNCLIQDTCADITVQEIGLLSIKGGAEAVVMARSHIQQFVMLFENNEGLLSEKESNIKKQFKQFVEAHADKYTMDLLILPSSLKRELLNLTQIDCCEVDGNIIDLTTDSESTPEFSQNKTPKLTAMSGDGRTIGEEARKKAGTPVTELTKQMDTVFSNAPGRCFVPVNGMTPLEASVSKERQSCKRRCSDAEERLPKKQFSLESDQESRPTPCNKDPDRDAVIDLISDTCSESDDPHFCVTDYDDISEEMEYKILVNFFRTMGYSQKIVEKVISELGQSMEPLMLLEAIEKESTTFQKEKERSPQISRAVSVHSDGNADLSQTLKDRGSISKNQLKPSHTLKETKNLKQKRANSPRAQLRAEDKMHVTDYKNKTALPSTENSTEHCKQVHLNSSDQSPSSRTNDIEIDGLIPSFNTAQELKKYGALKDVDFVARGSSDRGRASVQTETVVQQKSAGPSNTQNNQPVHVERPGHGNPSQFRLLHQPSFDIPKPTECPLPTSVFPSQVHASNRERKIVGPCSHHTDASVTGVQRFMDSLKKPYNLELKNEPGRAYLKHIIIDGSNVAISHGLQKFFSCRGIAIAVDYFWKRGHRNITVFVPQWRTKRHPNIKEQHFLTQLQDVGILSLTPARMVLGATIAAHDDRLLQYTFVGDIFMVPDDPLGRNGPRLEDFLRSECCFRDFPPAQITLPTGRLHSSETSHFMPIPNSCSNNRQPMNQVHGGPPSARFPFEPNLPNIQTGLTIPPQRSTAETVQLRDALIKIFPDSEQRQKIDRILAEHPFMRDLNALSAMVLD